Proteins from a genomic interval of Lactococcus protaetiae:
- a CDS encoding HNH endonuclease, with the protein MGTKVALNVEGIKITKYVRRLVYCVFNNCKDVDCITHKDGDKYNNNLDNLVARTRHQHACYTNSNRYLSKSLKNKKVVKIDISTRKIEQVNLSIYTGAKYKEEYKKILNAISPIYKGGSITRDGALYFVEGEKYQLINKIQSCIKTDEILLRNIDIYNVFKKSIRKKIKVNKNYLQILEET; encoded by the coding sequence ATGGGGACAAAAGTAGCACTTAATGTTGAAGGTATAAAAATTACTAAATATGTCCGAAGATTAGTTTATTGTGTTTTCAATAATTGTAAAGATGTAGATTGTATCACTCATAAAGATGGGGATAAATACAATAATAATTTGGATAATTTAGTTGCTAGAACGAGGCACCAGCATGCATGTTATACCAATAGCAATAGATATTTATCAAAATCTCTCAAGAATAAAAAAGTGGTAAAAATTGATATCAGTACTAGAAAAATCGAGCAAGTAAATCTGTCTATTTATACCGGCGCGAAGTACAAAGAAGAGTATAAAAAGATTTTAAATGCTATCAGTCCAATATATAAAGGTGGAAGTATAACAAGAGATGGTGCATTGTACTTTGTGGAAGGTGAAAAGTATCAGTTAATTAACAAAATACAATCATGTATAAAAACGGATGAAATCTTATTAAGAAACATTGACATCTACAATGTATTTAAAAAGAGTATAAGAAAGAAGATAAAGGTTAATAAAAATTATCTTCAAATCTTAGAAGAAACATAA
- a CDS encoding Ish1 domain-containing protein, which produces MKQYKVEQRFKDNDTGVVYEVGELYPKFPTDERIAELLGDTHPNHEGAILSEIEEKPNKDTKVEDIKKYLDSHGIKHEGITKKDELLALID; this is translated from the coding sequence ATGAAACAATATAAAGTTGAACAACGATTTAAAGACAATGATACGGGCGTTGTTTATGAAGTTGGTGAGCTTTATCCTAAATTTCCAACGGATGAACGAATTGCAGAATTGTTGGGTGATACACATCCTAATCATGAGGGAGCAATTCTCTCTGAAATTGAGGAGAAACCAAACAAGGATACAAAAGTCGAAGACATCAAGAAATATCTTGATAGTCACGGAATTAAGCATGAAGGCATCACTAAAAAAGATGAATTGCTTGCTTTGATTGATTAG
- a CDS encoding DUF1660 domain-containing protein gives MKLLCKLFGHKTKEEHQYRHSCYLYCYRCKENVWVVAPKNAKVKVCQCQWCVENKINRSDLDESENVFGEE, from the coding sequence ATGAAACTACTGTGTAAGCTGTTCGGGCATAAAACAAAAGAAGAGCATCAATATAGACATTCTTGTTATCTGTACTGTTATAGATGTAAAGAAAATGTCTGGGTTGTTGCTCCGAAGAATGCAAAAGTAAAAGTCTGTCAGTGTCAATGGTGTGTTGAAAATAAAATCAACCGCTCGGACCTTGACGAGTCTGAGAATGTGTTCGGGGAGGAATAG
- a CDS encoding phage scaffolding protein, whose product MNKYLEFLKTILEKHTDAETGKTDFDSVMNEFEKELPKNWITKEKFAEQTEQLNEAKTTLESLQKQNKDNESLQNEVNDWKSKYEVSVKDNAINTALLAAGAKDLDYAKFKLGEVKLDKDGNVKGLDHLVKDLKEKIPDYFQVETPKDPDDKGQKGYKPIDTKLGANSDSTYSMEQIQNMSTEEINANWEAVAASMNNNEGGQ is encoded by the coding sequence ATGAACAAATATCTTGAATTTTTAAAAACAATTCTTGAAAAGCACACTGATGCTGAAACGGGTAAAACTGATTTTGACTCGGTCATGAACGAGTTTGAAAAGGAATTGCCAAAAAATTGGATTACCAAGGAGAAATTCGCTGAACAAACCGAACAACTCAACGAAGCGAAGACGACCCTTGAAAGCTTGCAAAAACAAAATAAGGATAACGAATCCTTGCAAAATGAGGTCAACGACTGGAAAAGTAAGTATGAAGTCTCAGTTAAGGACAACGCGATTAACACTGCTTTACTTGCTGCTGGAGCGAAAGACCTTGATTATGCGAAGTTCAAACTTGGTGAGGTTAAACTGGACAAAGATGGGAATGTAAAAGGACTTGACCATCTGGTTAAGGATTTAAAAGAAAAAATTCCTGATTATTTCCAAGTTGAAACACCAAAAGACCCAGACGATAAAGGTCAAAAGGGGTATAAACCTATTGATACAAAACTGGGTGCAAATTCAGATTCTACTTACTCAATGGAACAAATCCAAAATATGAGTACAGAAGAAATCAATGCAAATTGGGAGGCTGTCGCAGCTTCCATGAACAACAATGAAGGAGGACAGTAA
- a CDS encoding pyocin knob domain-containing protein, translated as MSANVLALQQATRDWNNYVTSGLYQGDGNMSNANNQTAPLQVFELSNGDVVQVSYGANLVVRARKNGAWTVWGLFL; from the coding sequence GTGAGTGCCAATGTACTTGCATTACAACAAGCTACAAGAGATTGGAATAACTACGTGACTAGTGGTTTGTATCAGGGCGATGGCAATATGTCAAACGCAAATAACCAAACCGCGCCCCTTCAAGTGTTTGAATTGAGTAATGGAGACGTTGTTCAAGTAAGTTACGGTGCAAATTTAGTGGTTAGAGCAAGAAAAAACGGTGCTTGGACAGTTTGGGGGCTGTTCCTCTAA
- a CDS encoding phage portal protein, which yields MLLSENINELAGEIKKAISMDLLDVRKSRAKEGVRYYNHQHDILKQRIFYVDDNKQLHEDTYASNARIVHSFLTELIDQKVQLMLSNPVTYNCDDELLYERLGEYYNSKFQTFLQDLVEEGSQKGYEYVYARTTAADKLAFQLADSLQVLPIFDEDNQLVRILYYHSNMIRKDGKKVWLRHAELYDNEKVWYFIATDDGAYQLDQSKLVNPAPHVIAKLDNEGDELLGRSYGTIPFFRYQNNRREKTDLEPIKSLIDDYDLMDAFLSNNLQDLTDAFYVVKGFDGNIDDLNFNIRAKKRISIPDSNGDLEMKTVEIPVEGRKTKLQLDRENIYKFGFGFDSAQIGDGNITNVVILGRYTLLNMKANKTETRLREALEWMNQMVIDDINRRFNTSYHPEEVSFEFTREMLINKADNAQVAKTEAETNQIIIQTLLAAAPLLPSDEVLKQLCDMYDLDFDDIQAKIDFQDYDTSDGAEA from the coding sequence GTGCTGTTAAGCGAAAATATTAATGAATTAGCTGGCGAAATCAAAAAAGCAATAAGCATGGATTTGCTTGATGTGCGCAAAAGTCGAGCAAAGGAAGGGGTGCGCTACTACAATCACCAGCATGATATTTTAAAGCAACGAATCTTTTATGTTGATGATAACAAACAATTGCATGAAGATACCTATGCAAGCAACGCACGGATTGTTCACTCCTTCTTGACTGAATTGATTGACCAGAAAGTCCAGTTGATGTTGTCAAATCCAGTCACTTATAATTGCGATGATGAATTGCTCTATGAACGGTTGGGTGAGTATTATAATTCCAAGTTTCAAACTTTTCTTCAAGATTTGGTTGAAGAAGGTTCACAAAAGGGTTATGAATATGTTTATGCACGGACAACTGCAGCTGACAAGTTAGCGTTTCAATTGGCGGATAGTCTTCAAGTCTTACCTATCTTTGATGAAGATAATCAGTTGGTGAGAATTCTTTACTACCACAGCAATATGATCAGAAAAGATGGTAAGAAAGTCTGGCTAAGACATGCGGAACTTTATGATAATGAAAAGGTCTGGTACTTTATTGCTACGGATGATGGAGCTTATCAATTGGACCAATCAAAGCTTGTCAATCCAGCCCCTCATGTCATTGCCAAACTAGATAATGAAGGTGACGAACTACTTGGGCGGAGTTATGGGACAATTCCTTTCTTTCGTTATCAGAACAATCGTAGAGAAAAGACAGACTTAGAGCCGATTAAGTCGTTGATTGATGACTATGATTTGATGGATGCGTTCCTTTCTAATAATCTTCAAGACCTGACGGATGCTTTCTATGTCGTCAAAGGATTTGACGGTAATATTGATGATTTGAATTTCAATATTAGAGCTAAAAAGCGGATTAGTATTCCTGACAGTAATGGTGATTTAGAGATGAAAACAGTAGAGATTCCAGTCGAAGGACGGAAGACAAAACTGCAACTTGACCGTGAAAATATTTATAAATTTGGATTCGGATTTGATAGTGCTCAGATTGGTGATGGAAATATCACAAACGTTGTGATATTAGGTCGATATACTTTGCTTAATATGAAAGCAAATAAGACGGAAACACGACTCCGTGAAGCCCTAGAATGGATGAATCAGATGGTGATTGATGATATCAATCGTCGCTTTAATACGTCCTATCATCCAGAAGAAGTCAGCTTTGAATTTACCCGTGAGATGTTGATTAATAAAGCAGATAATGCACAGGTAGCTAAGACAGAGGCTGAAACGAATCAGATTATTATTCAGACTTTACTTGCGGCTGCTCCATTATTGCCAAGTGATGAGGTGCTCAAACAACTTTGTGACATGTATGATTTAGATTTTGATGATATTCAGGCTAAGATTGATTTTCAAGATTATGACACATCTGATGGAGCTGAAGCATGA
- a CDS encoding AAA family ATPase — protein sequence MNVPLNHLKNISIWNMRGHSIPMDKLTPKLIRRAQKEQFDAVIIDPIYKVLTGSENDAEQMAKFTNNFDKVAAELGTSVIYCHHHSKGAQGGKSSMDRSSGSGVFARDPDAILDLIELEVTDSLRKQQDARAVANFYAAKIRDEKPEYLNEIGQDDFLSAPEMRKHLALAFGDECAREIAGFELEQVQRVVKLMTAWRLEGTLREFPKFEPVNLWFNYPLHYSDDSGVLKDLEPVGSEPAFKRGAKKGSEKNASEGKKKERLEARKDKINLAFDFLIGDREGIPIGELAKGIEGQPSSDTVKRWLQEFPNDYIKDKNGIVTKVLKALDDSGNEQRGSGTQSPESD from the coding sequence ATGAATGTTCCACTAAATCATTTAAAGAATATTAGTATTTGGAACATGCGTGGTCATTCTATTCCAATGGATAAATTGACACCAAAACTGATCAGACGTGCTCAAAAAGAACAATTTGATGCAGTGATCATTGACCCGATTTATAAAGTACTGACAGGTTCTGAAAATGATGCGGAACAAATGGCCAAGTTTACAAATAACTTTGATAAGGTAGCTGCCGAACTTGGGACATCTGTTATTTACTGTCACCACCACTCAAAAGGAGCACAGGGCGGTAAATCTTCTATGGACCGAAGTTCTGGTTCTGGAGTATTTGCCAGAGACCCTGACGCAATTCTTGACTTAATCGAACTTGAAGTGACTGACAGCTTGAGAAAACAACAAGATGCCAGGGCAGTTGCCAACTTCTACGCAGCCAAAATCAGAGATGAAAAACCAGAATATCTTAATGAAATTGGTCAGGATGATTTTCTGTCAGCTCCTGAAATGCGAAAACATTTGGCTTTGGCATTTGGGGATGAATGTGCTAGAGAAATTGCGGGATTTGAATTGGAACAAGTTCAACGAGTTGTGAAGTTGATGACTGCTTGGCGACTTGAAGGCACACTTCGAGAGTTTCCAAAGTTTGAACCAGTCAATCTGTGGTTCAATTATCCGCTACATTATTCCGATGATTCTGGAGTTCTGAAAGACCTTGAACCAGTTGGGAGTGAGCCAGCATTTAAACGTGGTGCCAAAAAAGGAAGTGAGAAAAATGCTTCTGAGGGTAAGAAAAAAGAACGTTTAGAAGCACGTAAAGATAAAATCAATCTCGCATTTGATTTCCTAATTGGTGACAGAGAAGGCATCCCGATTGGAGAATTAGCAAAAGGAATTGAAGGTCAGCCATCTAGTGATACTGTAAAACGTTGGTTACAAGAGTTTCCTAATGATTACATAAAAGACAAGAACGGTATCGTTACAAAGGTACTCAAAGCCTTAGATGATTCAGGAAATGAGCAGAGGGGGTCAGGTACTCAAAGCCCTGAAAGTGATTAG
- a CDS encoding ATP-binding protein — protein MAFNITSGPTATAQKVVLYGVEGIGKSTFASQFPDAVFIDIEGSTSNMDVKRMPSPRSWQMIMDEVEDVKQRQICQTLIIDSGDWAERKCKEHLAVLGKWTDSNNDYGAKYVALEKEFGQLVNKLSDVVEAGINVVVIAHAKLKKKEEPDQMGAYDRYQLKMEDKTGAMLKEWADIVLFANYETTIVTDSKTNSKKATGGQRVMFAAHHPGWDAKNRHNLPDKLPLEFGAIAHIFQKQVAPPVQTIPQPPVEQPQQEQATATATVETPQENQFSREPFSIDSGINSALAQLMTANEVTEDEIKALVAEKGYMPFETPVRDYPLDLVQGGLVAQWDKIFTDIKAKRAY, from the coding sequence ATGGCATTTAACATTACAAGCGGTCCGACAGCCACCGCTCAAAAAGTTGTCTTGTATGGCGTTGAAGGAATTGGTAAGTCAACCTTTGCTTCACAGTTCCCAGATGCAGTTTTTATTGATATTGAGGGTTCAACCTCAAATATGGATGTTAAGCGAATGCCCTCGCCACGAAGTTGGCAAATGATTATGGATGAGGTAGAAGATGTTAAACAACGTCAAATCTGCCAAACCTTAATCATTGATAGTGGGGACTGGGCTGAAAGAAAATGTAAAGAACATTTAGCTGTACTTGGAAAATGGACTGATAGTAATAATGATTATGGCGCTAAGTATGTAGCCCTTGAAAAAGAATTTGGTCAACTTGTAAATAAGTTGAGTGATGTAGTTGAAGCTGGAATTAATGTTGTAGTAATAGCTCATGCAAAACTTAAGAAAAAAGAAGAACCTGACCAAATGGGTGCTTATGACCGCTATCAGCTAAAAATGGAAGATAAGACTGGAGCGATGTTAAAGGAATGGGCAGATATAGTTCTGTTTGCCAATTATGAAACAACAATCGTTACTGACAGTAAAACCAATTCAAAAAAAGCGACCGGCGGTCAACGTGTCATGTTTGCAGCACATCATCCGGGTTGGGATGCAAAAAATAGACATAATTTGCCTGACAAGCTACCACTTGAATTTGGAGCAATTGCTCATATTTTCCAAAAGCAAGTCGCTCCACCGGTTCAGACAATACCGCAGCCCCCAGTTGAGCAACCTCAACAAGAACAAGCAACTGCAACAGCCACGGTTGAAACACCTCAAGAAAATCAATTTTCCCGAGAACCGTTTTCGATTGATTCAGGTATCAACTCAGCGCTTGCTCAATTGATGACCGCAAACGAAGTCACAGAGGATGAAATCAAAGCTCTTGTTGCTGAGAAAGGATATATGCCTTTTGAAACACCAGTGAGAGATTATCCTCTTGATTTAGTACAAGGTGGACTGGTCGCTCAATGGGACAAAATTTTTACTGATATTAAAGCTAAACGAGCTTATTAG
- a CDS encoding DUF1642 domain-containing protein: MPKTFEGFTRPDNGPITDLNNNVQAVLSQYRKMRNYATELENKLEQKKEQLTEVNKSLPIVPQFVADWISELKEAKNDLSYAFWCKFEDCASYDYNKAIAWRDNHPDEFARAWLDGYQVEEPKALVSPCPICGYEGVKSNFCSICGHKNEYVEVEE, encoded by the coding sequence ATGCCTAAGACGTTTGAAGGATTTACACGACCAGACAATGGTCCTATTACTGATTTAAATAACAATGTTCAGGCTGTTTTGAGCCAGTACCGCAAAATGCGAAACTATGCTACCGAGCTTGAAAATAAATTGGAACAGAAGAAAGAACAGCTTACTGAGGTTAATAAATCTCTACCAATAGTTCCGCAGTTCGTGGCGGATTGGATTAGTGAATTAAAAGAAGCTAAAAATGACCTCAGCTATGCTTTCTGGTGTAAGTTTGAAGATTGTGCTAGCTATGATTACAACAAAGCGATTGCATGGAGAGACAATCATCCAGATGAGTTCGCTCGTGCATGGCTTGACGGCTACCAAGTCGAAGAACCTAAAGCTCTAGTCAGTCCATGTCCTATTTGTGGCTATGAGGGTGTTAAATCTAACTTTTGTTCAATTTGCGGACATAAGAATGAATATGTTGAGGTTGAAGAATGA
- a CDS encoding head-tail adaptor protein, protein MGLTNFVIQNFVSADDGIGGHVKAWQSFKNVEGYLDFLTGTDLATKQNAIVEESTHLLIIPIFTSGITDKMRVVDSEQRFYDITYADDPMGLHHHNEIYLSFSGVQENTEDSSTVKLEDIQ, encoded by the coding sequence ATGGGGCTTACTAATTTTGTGATACAAAATTTTGTCAGTGCTGATGATGGAATAGGGGGACATGTCAAAGCTTGGCAATCTTTCAAAAACGTTGAGGGCTATCTTGATTTTCTAACAGGCACAGACCTTGCTACAAAACAAAATGCGATTGTTGAAGAGTCAACGCACTTACTGATTATTCCGATATTTACATCTGGAATTACAGATAAAATGCGTGTGGTTGACTCTGAACAGCGCTTTTACGATATCACTTACGCTGATGACCCAATGGGGTTACATCACCATAATGAGATTTATCTGTCTTTTTCAGGTGTCCAAGAAAACACTGAAGATAGCAGCACTGTGAAATTGGAGGATATTCAATGA
- a CDS encoding P22 coat protein - protein 5 domain protein: protein MSFTNFIPKLWSARLLANLDNALVANQFVSRDYEGEIKAFGDTVYINQVGDITIKDYDGSDIDDPEELDSTQQTLSIDQAKYFNFMVKDIDKAQSNIGLVDTSMGRAGYAMDTVVDKDIFEVAASGAGVKVGTVATPKEITVRNAYDEIVMLGVTMDENNVPKFGRKLALPAWYFGLLARDFRFTKDMTVLANGVVQGATVGGFQLVSSNNLKTETSGAVHAIAAGGISQSNNGKVLGPIQLAMQVVETEAYRPQNNFSDAVKGLTVWGRKVVQPKEVADFVIVQGTETTPDDGLGA from the coding sequence ATGTCATTTACAAATTTTATCCCTAAGCTTTGGAGCGCCCGTCTCCTTGCTAACCTTGATAATGCGCTTGTCGCAAATCAATTTGTTTCTCGTGATTACGAAGGTGAAATCAAAGCCTTTGGGGACACGGTTTACATTAACCAAGTGGGGGACATCACGATTAAAGACTATGATGGGTCTGATATTGATGACCCAGAAGAACTTGACTCTACCCAACAAACCTTGAGCATTGACCAGGCGAAATATTTTAACTTTATGGTGAAAGATATTGACAAAGCTCAATCTAATATTGGGTTGGTTGATACATCAATGGGACGTGCAGGTTACGCTATGGATACTGTGGTCGATAAAGATATCTTTGAAGTCGCTGCTAGTGGTGCAGGGGTTAAAGTTGGGACGGTCGCAACACCTAAAGAAATCACTGTCCGAAATGCCTATGATGAAATTGTCATGCTTGGGGTTACGATGGATGAAAACAACGTTCCTAAATTTGGACGTAAGTTGGCATTACCTGCGTGGTATTTTGGACTCTTGGCTCGTGATTTCCGTTTTACCAAGGATATGACCGTTCTTGCTAATGGAGTCGTACAAGGGGCTACGGTTGGAGGTTTCCAGCTTGTTTCATCTAATAACCTCAAAACAGAAACTAGCGGTGCGGTTCATGCGATTGCTGCTGGTGGTATTTCTCAATCAAACAACGGAAAAGTTCTTGGACCTATCCAGCTTGCAATGCAAGTCGTTGAAACGGAAGCTTACCGCCCACAAAATAACTTTTCAGATGCCGTGAAAGGGCTGACGGTTTGGGGACGTAAAGTGGTACAACCGAAAGAAGTGGCTGATTTTGTTATCGTGCAGGGCACAGAAACAACTCCAGATGATGGACTTGGCGCATAA
- a CDS encoding DUF1064 domain-containing protein — protein MAHKYGAKKVTVDGIAFDSKAESIYYKLHKHEPNMKMQEKFVLQDKFRLNGKAYREIYYKPDFTFYDDAGNLVKIVDVKGILTTEFKIKAKMFAARYGIQITIAKKIARKDLFTEEVI, from the coding sequence ATGGCTCATAAATACGGAGCTAAAAAAGTAACGGTTGATGGGATCGCGTTTGATAGTAAGGCTGAGAGCATTTACTATAAATTGCACAAGCACGAGCCGAACATGAAAATGCAAGAGAAGTTTGTTTTGCAAGACAAGTTCAGACTTAATGGGAAAGCTTATCGAGAAATTTACTACAAACCAGATTTTACTTTCTATGATGATGCTGGTAATTTAGTCAAAATCGTAGATGTAAAAGGGATACTAACTACTGAGTTTAAGATTAAAGCGAAAATGTTTGCGGCTCGTTATGGCATTCAAATCACGATTGCCAAGAAGATTGCACGTAAAGATTTATTCACCGAGGAGGTGATCTGA
- a CDS encoding HNH endonuclease — MSSEAQKKRHDGQSKLTEKQWAACIDYFDSSCCYCGKSGKLTKDHLQPLKQKGELEIANVVPACASCNSSKKDNQWLSWFQKQEFYTKDKAKLIQKWITFSLSIKELFEEEPSESEMVISKEVTKQIAPDTTAAIFWLKNRKPNEWRDKKETELSGSVDVNARSQEIKDRIKGRLKDG; from the coding sequence ATGTCATCAGAAGCTCAAAAGAAAAGACATGATGGGCAAAGTAAGCTTACCGAAAAACAATGGGCGGCTTGTATTGATTATTTTGATTCAAGTTGTTGTTATTGTGGAAAGTCAGGAAAACTGACAAAGGACCACTTGCAGCCGCTCAAACAAAAAGGCGAGCTTGAAATTGCTAATGTTGTGCCAGCTTGTGCTTCTTGCAATTCTTCTAAAAAAGATAATCAGTGGCTTTCATGGTTTCAAAAGCAAGAATTTTATACCAAAGATAAAGCTAAACTTATTCAAAAGTGGATAACTTTTTCATTAAGCATAAAGGAGCTTTTTGAAGAAGAGCCTTCTGAAAGTGAAATGGTTATTTCAAAAGAAGTTACTAAGCAGATTGCACCAGATACAACCGCAGCTATTTTCTGGCTTAAAAATCGTAAGCCGAATGAGTGGCGAGACAAAAAAGAAACCGAGTTGTCTGGTTCAGTTGATGTTAATGCACGGAGTCAAGAAATAAAAGATAGAATCAAAGGACGTTTAAAAGATGGATAA
- a CDS encoding PriCT-2 domain-containing protein, whose product MEEKFDLVPLLEYISPASLDYLDWVSVGMALKFEGYSFDVWDSWSQADSRYNAREMESKWESLGHSGSTPVTGAFITMKAKENGWSSQSFKGNDGNEFLGWDDEVSASRDYKFIDKSWVEGQEIRGPDHWNPIEQLKTYIQTLFKNDDYVGYVVNSWLRDDGKYSVSGAGNFARTAEEILNDLEKYKNENDLGFIVGDSDPKAGAWIRFNPLDGKGVKNDNVTDFKYALVESDNLSLDKQNAIMRELELPIAALVYSGSKSVHAIVRVDAKDKNEYRERVEYLYKICNKNGLQVDGQNKNPSRLSRMPGVIRGEHKQFLIDTNIGKTNWEEWQTYIEDLNDDLPEFESLADMFEEDPQLAPVLIDEVLRRGHKMLIAGPSKAGKSFALMEMCIAIAEGIPWFGFNCERGKVLYINMELDRPQLINDSKIFTKE is encoded by the coding sequence TTGGAAGAAAAATTTGATTTAGTTCCACTCCTTGAATATATCTCACCAGCCTCTCTTGATTATCTAGACTGGGTGTCTGTTGGAATGGCTCTGAAATTTGAGGGATATTCTTTTGATGTTTGGGACAGTTGGTCACAAGCCGATAGCAGATACAATGCACGAGAAATGGAAAGTAAATGGGAATCACTTGGTCATAGCGGGTCCACACCAGTAACTGGTGCATTCATTACCATGAAAGCAAAAGAAAATGGTTGGTCTTCTCAATCATTTAAAGGGAATGATGGCAACGAATTCTTAGGCTGGGATGATGAGGTGAGTGCCTCAAGAGATTATAAGTTCATTGACAAATCATGGGTTGAGGGTCAAGAAATTAGAGGACCCGATCATTGGAATCCGATTGAACAACTTAAAACTTATATTCAAACCCTTTTCAAAAATGATGATTATGTGGGTTATGTCGTTAATTCTTGGTTAAGGGATGACGGAAAATATTCTGTCAGTGGTGCGGGAAATTTTGCAAGGACTGCCGAAGAAATTCTCAATGATCTGGAAAAGTATAAAAATGAAAATGACTTGGGATTTATTGTTGGGGACTCTGACCCAAAAGCGGGTGCATGGATTCGCTTTAATCCCTTAGATGGGAAAGGAGTCAAGAATGATAATGTCACTGATTTCAAATATGCACTTGTTGAATCAGATAATTTAAGTCTTGATAAGCAAAATGCCATCATGCGTGAGCTAGAATTGCCGATTGCAGCTTTGGTTTATTCTGGAAGTAAGTCCGTCCATGCCATTGTTAGGGTGGATGCCAAAGATAAAAATGAATATCGTGAACGTGTTGAATATCTCTATAAGATTTGTAATAAGAATGGACTGCAAGTCGATGGTCAAAATAAAAATCCTTCTCGCCTTTCTCGAATGCCTGGCGTTATCCGTGGGGAACACAAACAATTCCTGATTGATACGAATATCGGTAAGACGAACTGGGAAGAATGGCAGACCTATATTGAGGATTTGAATGATGACTTGCCAGAGTTTGAAAGTCTTGCGGATATGTTTGAAGAAGATCCGCAACTTGCCCCAGTTTTGATTGATGAAGTTTTGCGCAGAGGTCATAAGATGTTGATTGCTGGACCATCAAAAGCGGGTAAATCATTTGCATTGATGGAGATGTGTATTGCGATTGCAGAGGGGATTCCTTGGTTTGGTTTTAATTGTGAACGTGGAAAAGTCCTTTATATCAATATGGAGCTTGACCGCCCTCAGCTTATAAACGATTCAAAGATATTTACCAAGGAATGA
- a CDS encoding phage minor head protein → MSIDDILQTQLDQKKLHSSYEEILSEVDKKVKDWLEHYGDLSFSKRIEFERLLNISNEIRLIIGQPSIDIAETIKRHIIIEGHNGYNSVYYGIESKYNVNLNFSFLDDSYLKALMNSPVAGKTLSQRLYKYRSRLAKQISDAIARGMAFGYSYSRIAQEIATISEASYRQALTIARTEGGRIRSNTTQQGYEEARAKGVDLQKQWMATLDVRTRQDHSQLDGQIRDIDEPFEVNGYEGQGPRLFGIAEEDINCRCTTVTVVNGIAPKLINSDRTSSKWQNYDEWMAYQKAKAENSIAGLVAKDGVTISGMTDHLKERIVEREVNLENIVNAILNPLYIYPDKVDEFGRISRKYLGKYATIVINPEDGSAITTMATSSRLRRKYGKNK, encoded by the coding sequence ATGAGTATTGATGATATTTTGCAAACACAGCTAGACCAAAAGAAACTTCACAGTTCTTATGAAGAAATATTGAGTGAAGTGGATAAAAAGGTAAAAGATTGGCTAGAACATTATGGCGATTTATCTTTTAGTAAGCGAATTGAGTTTGAGAGACTCCTCAATATTAGTAATGAGATCAGACTAATCATAGGACAACCTAGTATTGATATTGCTGAAACAATCAAAAGGCATATAATTATTGAAGGTCATAATGGATATAATTCTGTTTATTACGGTATTGAATCAAAGTATAATGTAAATCTGAACTTTAGTTTCTTAGATGATAGTTATTTAAAAGCACTTATGAACAGTCCAGTAGCTGGCAAAACTTTATCGCAACGTTTATATAAGTACCGTTCGCGCTTGGCCAAGCAAATCAGTGATGCGATTGCTAGAGGAATGGCTTTTGGTTATAGCTACTCACGTATTGCTCAGGAGATAGCGACAATATCAGAAGCGAGCTACAGACAAGCTTTAACAATAGCACGTACTGAGGGTGGGCGTATTCGTTCCAATACCACGCAACAAGGTTATGAAGAAGCAAGGGCGAAGGGCGTTGATTTACAAAAACAATGGATGGCTACTCTTGATGTGAGAACTCGTCAAGATCATTCACAACTTGATGGACAAATCAGAGATATTGACGAACCTTTTGAAGTGAATGGATATGAAGGTCAAGGACCTCGACTTTTTGGAATTGCTGAGGAAGATATTAATTGTCGATGTACAACCGTAACGGTAGTAAATGGTATAGCACCTAAACTTATTAATTCAGATAGGACAAGCAGTAAATGGCAGAATTATGATGAATGGATGGCTTATCAGAAAGCTAAAGCGGAAAACAGTATTGCCGGTTTGGTTGCAAAAGATGGAGTAACTATCAGTGGTATGACAGACCATTTGAAAGAACGGATTGTAGAACGAGAAGTGAATCTTGAAAATATCGTTAATGCAATATTGAACCCCTTATATATTTATCCTGATAAGGTTGATGAATTTGGACGAATTTCCCGTAAATATCTAGGGAAATATGCTACAATAGTTATAAACCCAGAAGATGGTAGTGCGATAACCACAATGGCCACAAGTTCAAGATTAAGGAGGAAGTATGGTAAAAATAAATAG